Genomic segment of Salvia splendens isolate huo1 chromosome 12, SspV2, whole genome shotgun sequence:
ACCGATAAAAATTCTAAATATAAAGATTCGaataaatattgattatgaATTTACGGTTTTTTCGATTGACTTTTAAAGTTAAGGGACATAGTTCCAGCCATTtgcattaataaaaaacaaaatcattCTAAGAAACATTACAAATTAACATATGAGGTTGACTTTGCTCAAAAGCAATGATTGATCAATTAATCATCATTCAATAATGACAACTAAGACACAAACTCACCTGAAAAAacaaaatccacaaaataaatagcaaagattttcgaaactcccaaatCACACCCAAACAAACACCTATAAATCCATCCCGAACCTTCCAATCTCTCTCATAAAAAAAACCAACAAAAACCTCCCAGTTCTCTCTCATCACAAACACAACAACATGGCAAAGAAGCCAAGCATGGGTAGACAAAAGATCAAGATTGAAAAAATCCTAGTGAAAAACCACCTCCAAGTCACCTTCTCGAAGAGGCGCTCGGGCCTCTTCAAGAAGGCGAGCGAGCTCTGCACCCTCTGCGGTGTGGAGATCGGCATCATCGTCTTCTCCCCGGCCGGGAAGGTCTTCTCCTTCGGCCACCCCAACGTGGAGTCCATCATCGACCGCTACCTCACCACCCGCCCCCCTCTCCCCGCTCCCCACGACCCGTTCCACCTCCTCGAGGCGCAGAGGAACGCGGCCGTGAGGGAGCTGAACCTCCAGCTCGGGCACATGTTGAGCGAGGTGGAGAGCGAGAGGAAGCGAGGAGAGAGCTTGGACGCGATGAGGAAGGCCAACCAGAGCCATTACTGGTGGGAATCGCCGATTGGGAAATTAGGGCTCGAGGAGCTGGAGCAGGTGAAGGAGGCCATGcaggagttgaagaagaatgTCAATCGGGAGGCGGCCAAGCTCGCGGTTTATGCGGCCGGGAGAGGTGGGGTTTTTGAGCAGTACGAGACGAAGCCGAGCCATGGGGGTGTGGGGTCGAGTATTAATAATATAGCAGCGGCTGCGGCagctgccgctgccgctgctaaTGGCAATTTTGGATATTGCcatggttttttttaatgtttaatttttttttggttttggggGTTTGCTAGTATCTCACTAGTGTATAAGAGATATGGTGTGGTTGATGGTTTATTACTTCTTTTTgtgtggttttttttttatcattttgtgGTTCATGGTTTATGAATTATTCGGATCAAGAATCGCTTAGATTATATTGTGAAGGCATTTAACCGACGTGCATCACTTAGCTAAGCGAAATGCCAAGTGTTGtctatatactccatatatgtcggtcattaattattctaatttgtcattttaattttatccgTCTATGAACAATTgtctaatttgttttttttattattattttacagAATGAACTTTATATTTTACTAGCTTTATTTCACTCacgttttatatattttatgatataaaagtaagaccaaACTTTCAGTTTCACTAACTTTTgtttattcactttttattatatttattgaattCGTGGCAAATTGAAGTGAGACCATTAATGACGCATGGAGGGAGCGAATTTTTTTACATGTGCTGAATTTATAACGATAATCTTGGTTAGCTTAGTGGTTTGGTTAttgttatttattataattattttcacagtaatttatttttgcttttctttttgtttattgcatttttattttttattttttaaaagtatcatacttcctctctcttactaaAATAGATGCATTTTTTAAATcaagatttaaaaaatgatgTTTGGTAAATTCAGTAGAGAAAAGAAAGTagattagtaaaaaaaataattgaagtaagagagaataaattgaCATTGGCACCTTCTTGCTTATGCACGAAATTCTACATCAATGATGTACATCAAATTTATTGATCCAAGGGTTTACCGATCGTTCATAAGACTCCGCCAATCAATTCTTTAcaatttctatatttattaattattaactaTTTTAGTAGTTTACGTAAATCGTTGTGCATTAGCTTATGCAATTAATTCGAATCTAATAAAAtatagtttttaaaattttgagctTGTAACTTATGATGTTCGGTTACATTAATAAATGTCATCCCTCAAGTCATACCTTGCACACGCATCATTCTACATCAATAATGTATTCCAAATCTTACAGTCCATGGGTTGACCAACCCGGGGCTTGAGACCCACCAATTAATTCTTTAGAATttctaaatttataaaataattaacttttttttagtGGTAAGTGTGAATCGTTGTACAAAGGCATATGCAATTAAATCGAATCACATAGCATTTTAAAATTCTAAGCTCAAAACTTATAAAGTTCgtttatattaataaatgtCCTCTCTCGACTCTCACCAGCCTATGCACACGTGGCCTTCTACTTTagaattttagtatttttaaattattaattttacatgtaGTTTATGCAGATCATAGTAGTGCAAAGGCTTTtgcaattaaattgaattacGTAAAATATAGCTTTTCAATATTTTGAGTTCCTAACTTTTAGGGTTTGACTTACATTAATAAATGTCCTCCCCGGCCGCAACCTGCCTATGCACACGCGGCATTGCTACATCGGTGATGTATATGTTAACATTCTTATATCTCACCTATTAATTAATTCGCGATCAAGATATTTCGACGAGAATCACACTTTAAATAATTCAACTCAAATATGTTTAGCCTAAAATTTTCCTTCTTTAGTCATGTGTCACAATTAAGAACGAGCTAGTACTTCAAGTTAAAGAATATCCTAATCTTTACAACAAAAATTTACTAGTACCttttatttatgattataataaaataattttgtaaatttcattttaaatgtGTCCGCGACAAGAATTCCCATTTCTTATGTAAAGAAAATACCGATTATGTGTCTTTAATTTATTGATACATCTATACATAATTATAACAAAGAAACCCCAATTGTGATTTTCCAATAGTTGAAGAACTTTGATGAATGATTACTATTTAACAAAACGAGCTAAAATTAGTTATTGCATTGAAATATCTATTGTAATGTTGTTAGAGTTATAAAGTATCCACAGTGATTTAAATAAAGCTATTGTTTTGCGTATTGTGACTTATTGTCtttaatttatgtaaattaGAGTCCTTTGTAGTTGTGAAGTATAGACAAAATAGAACTAATCCACCACTAATATAAGCTCTTTGCTTACATGCAAACTGTATGAAAATATGATGAATTTATGACTCTGAAATTTTACCTTGTTCTTGACTTTCTTATGAAAGTCACCATTGTATTCCTgtctatattttataaatatataaattcatCAGATTTATATATACGACTGAATTATAAATTCCTGGGCAGGTGGTAAACAATAAATACATTTAACTTGATTCTTGAAGTAAAGATTATTTGGTCAAGAATATATTACTCTCTCGTTCCCCTACTAAATGACTATTTTGATACGCTAAGAGTTTTAAAATATAAGTACATAAAATTTATCtagctaaaataaaataagtgaatTGAAATATGTAATGATGGatatccaaaatggaaatataaGTCGTTGTTTGGGAAATTAGGGTTGGAGGATATCAATAAGAACGTGAAACGGGAGGCTACGAAGCTCGTTAACTCGTTGGCTAATGCGGTTTATGAATTATTCGGATGATATTCGTGTTTGATAATGATAAGCGGTACCTGCTTATTTGTCCCGAACCGAGAATCGCTTTGATGTTCTAGATATATTGTTTAATTATACGAATTATTCGGATCTAGATCGTGGCCTATTAGAATTGGAAGAAGTAGACACTCTCGTCGTTGGGGGATTTTCACGAACATCAAAAGATTATAATTTGATCCTTTGGGGTCGCAAATTAAATATGATGCAAAACGGATCGTATTCAATATTGTGAAGTTGGTCGTGTGGGGATTGGAGGAATCTATAATACCTacatacaaaaatatatttgatAATGTTTATTGTGTAATTTGTGTAACGATTAATTCTTTTAGTGCAAAGACTTATGCAACTAAATCGAATTACGAAAAATAtagcttttcaaaattttgagctCGAAACTTTTAGGGTACGGCTTACATTAATAACTGTCCTCTCCGTCCGCACCCTGCCTATGCACACGCGGCATTGCATAATCAATGATGTATACAGTAACATTCTTATATCTCACTTCTTAATTATTTCGCGATCATGATATTCACATGAGAATCATTCTTTAAATAAGGCTACACACGACCATATGAATATGTTTAGTCATGAGTTATCTTATCCAAAGGGCAATTTTCGGCTAAACTTATTTTTGAAGAATCTTAAAGtctaaattattttctttttaaaaggCTAATTCACTAAATTTTTTCTTAACCCTAGAAATATCATCATATTTAAACCAATAATTTTCAATGAATCCTATTTATTTGTTCGTGACTTTAGTcataaattctttaattataagaacgaaCTAGTACTTCACGTTAAAAAAAGTAACtactttttatttatgattatttttttttcaaatttcattttcGATGTGTCCGCGTCAAGAATTCCCATTTTTTAtgttaagaaaatattaataatgTTTCTTATTATGACATCTATACAATTACACTACTAATAAAGAATCCTTTATTGTGATTTTCCCAATAGTTGAAGAACTTTGATTAATGATTACTCTTTAAACGAAACGACCGAGGATTAATTACATTTCACCTGTCCAAAAGATATCTATCTTCCTCTATGGATTCTCTACATGACAAAATCAGCAAGAACAATTACTCAATTTCATAATGAAGTAAAAGCAATTTCTAAATCATACCTCACTCTCGATTATAAATAACAAATCAACCATGTCATTTTTTAcaataaaacaaatattattCACGATGAATGCACCAAACAATGGCAACGACCAGACAATGCATCCCGGTAACGAGCAACAGAGGCAGGGCGCGGAAGGAAAGATAGTAACGCTGACGATCATGAATGAGACCGGCAATCTCCAAATCACCTTCAGAAAGCGCGTCAAGAATGACTGATGGCGTACATGTATCATTTCAATATAATTATGTGGTTGAGTGAATGTTAAATGTATTTCCAAACTAATAAAAATTCTGAAT
This window contains:
- the LOC121757872 gene encoding agamous-like MADS-box protein AGL62, with the translated sequence MAKKPSMGRQKIKIEKILVKNHLQVTFSKRRSGLFKKASELCTLCGVEIGIIVFSPAGKVFSFGHPNVESIIDRYLTTRPPLPAPHDPFHLLEAQRNAAVRELNLQLGHMLSEVESERKRGESLDAMRKANQSHYWWESPIGKLGLEELEQVKEAMQELKKNVNREAAKLAVYAAGRGGVFEQYETKPSHGGVGSSINNIAAAAAAAAAAANGNFGYCHGFF